A window of the Brassica napus cultivar Da-Ae chromosome C5, Da-Ae, whole genome shotgun sequence genome harbors these coding sequences:
- the LOC106398801 gene encoding uncharacterized protein LOC106398801 — MDSTAPKSPPVEAVDDDSSTQLPTRLFAPGFFPTGLRLNIYSKANVIGAVASALAGSADMDVLLRPQFGRLFHLPVARCQNSTKLIGSLLCRQLITTQKYGTFDVEDSDSEETASSIMWQKLFNTTVGDITVAQVPEMLRNPFLASWKRLRLALIALVDGVLWCTNKTLKLTPKYVKMLTDVPSFLNYPWGRLSFVYTLSCFLPPPVSKDIPDPQHELRIRLSQQTTACYGFPLALHLLAFEAVPQLLARIPDAANTATFLEVPSACATTVVILKTKDIVDVEAEPDVR, encoded by the coding sequence ATGGACTCCACGGCACCGAAATCTCCGCCGGTAGAAGCCGTAGATGACGATTCATCTACACAATTGCCTACAAGACTGTTTGCTCCGGGCTTTTTCCCAACTGGTTTGCGGCTGAACATATACTCCAAGGCCAATGTCATTGGTGCTGTTGCGTCTGCTCTAGCAGGTTCAGCGGACATGGACGTTTTACTCCGCCCTCAGTTTGGCAGATTGTTTCACCTACCTGTTGCTCGTTGCCAGAACTCAACTAAGCTGATTGGAAGCCTCCTCTGCCGCCAGCTTATTACGACACAAAAATATGGCACATTCGATGTTGAAGATTCAGACTCTGAGGAGACTGCAAGTAGTATTATGTGGCAAAAACTTTTTAATACAACGGTGGGTGATATAACCGTCGCTCAGGTTCCTGAGATGCTACGCAATCCATTTCTTGCGAGTTGGAAACGACTTCGTTTGGCTTTGATAGCGTTGGTTGACGGGGTTCTTTGGTGTACTAACAAAACCCTGAAGCTCACCCCCAAGTATGTCAAAATGCTCACTGACGTACCATCCTTCTTGAACTATCCATGGGGTCGACTATCGTTTGTGTACACCCTATCTTGTTTTTTGCCTCCCCCTGTCAGTAAAGACATCCCTGACCCCCAGCACGAACTGCGGATCCGGTTATCTCAACAGACAACCGCGTGCTATGGCTTTCCCCTAGCTCTCCATTTGCTTGCTTTCGAAGCCGTGCCTCAGCTCTTGGCTAGAATTCCTGATGCAGCCAACACAGCTACTTTTTTGGAGGTCCCTTCGGCTTGTGCGACCACTGTTGTTATCCTCAAGACAAAAGACATTGTCGATGTCGAAGCAGAACCAGATGTAAGATAA